From one Streptomyces sp. N50 genomic stretch:
- a CDS encoding MSMEG_0567/sll0787 family protein produces the protein MQCPAVGGRVMAVYLDGSAAPLATEGPVDILALLGDRSTLARRPAFHIEQAADHAELAAYRRLRMETFVHEQGLFTGDDLDDRDADTRTVVLVARAPDGTVIGGVRLGPVDDGADLGWWQGGRLVVAPQARGPHGIGAALVRAACARAEAEGVLRFDATVQARNEVLFRRLGWQSVRATEVAGTPHVLMRWPITRIAAQVAATKTALGPLLAELPAPPGFVGDDGAPVPGTDVIAACDAIVPSMVERDPEWAGWCAVLVNVNDLAAMGASPVGLLDAVGARDAAHAALVLAGLTRAAQAYGVPVLGGHTQLGVPAALSVTALGRTARPVPGGGGRPGHAVRLTADLGGDWRAGYRGRQWDSTTHRRTAELRTMTRAVAAARPAAAKDVSMAGIAGTLGMLAEASGCGAVLDMAEVPRPTGASMGDWLTCFPGFAMLTADEPHASALPAGPATGAVCGELTAGQGVGLRWPDGEITEAVASTVTGMGTA, from the coding sequence GTGCAGTGTCCTGCAGTCGGCGGGCGGGTGATGGCCGTGTACCTCGACGGCTCCGCGGCCCCCCTCGCGACGGAGGGACCGGTCGACATCCTGGCGCTGCTCGGCGACCGGAGCACCCTCGCCCGCCGCCCCGCGTTCCACATCGAACAGGCCGCCGACCATGCGGAGTTGGCCGCCTACCGACGCCTGCGCATGGAGACCTTCGTCCACGAACAGGGGCTCTTCACCGGCGACGACCTCGACGACCGCGACGCCGACACCCGTACCGTCGTCCTGGTCGCCCGCGCCCCGGACGGCACGGTCATCGGCGGGGTGCGGCTGGGCCCGGTCGACGACGGCGCGGACCTCGGCTGGTGGCAGGGCGGCCGCCTGGTCGTCGCCCCGCAGGCACGCGGCCCGCACGGAATCGGCGCGGCACTGGTCCGGGCGGCCTGCGCACGCGCCGAGGCGGAGGGCGTCCTGCGGTTCGACGCCACCGTGCAGGCCCGCAACGAGGTGCTCTTCCGCCGCCTCGGCTGGCAGTCGGTGCGGGCCACGGAGGTCGCCGGTACGCCACACGTCCTGATGCGCTGGCCCATCACACGGATCGCGGCCCAAGTCGCGGCCACGAAAACCGCGTTGGGCCCGCTGCTCGCCGAACTCCCCGCACCGCCCGGCTTCGTCGGTGACGACGGCGCGCCCGTTCCCGGCACCGATGTGATCGCCGCGTGCGACGCGATCGTGCCGTCTATGGTCGAACGGGACCCGGAGTGGGCCGGCTGGTGCGCGGTCCTCGTGAACGTCAACGACCTTGCGGCGATGGGTGCTTCACCGGTCGGGCTGCTGGACGCGGTGGGTGCGCGCGATGCCGCGCACGCCGCGCTGGTCCTCGCCGGACTGACCCGGGCGGCGCAGGCGTACGGCGTCCCGGTGCTCGGCGGACACACCCAACTCGGCGTCCCCGCCGCCCTGTCGGTGACCGCGCTCGGCCGCACCGCCCGGCCCGTGCCCGGCGGCGGAGGACGCCCAGGACACGCCGTACGGCTCACGGCCGACCTCGGCGGCGACTGGCGCGCGGGCTACCGGGGCCGCCAATGGGACTCGACGACCCATCGCCGTACGGCCGAACTCCGCACGATGACAAGGGCGGTGGCCGCCGCGCGACCGGCCGCGGCGAAGGACGTGTCGATGGCCGGGATCGCCGGCACGCTGGGGATGCTCGCCGAGGCGAGCGGCTGTGGTGCGGTACTCGACATGGCCGAGGTGCCACGCCCTACTGGAGCCTCGATGGGTGACTGGCTGACCTGCTTCCCGGGCTTCGCGATGCTCACCGCCGACGAGCCGCACGCGTCGGCGCTGCCCGCCGGGCCCGCAACGGGCGCCGTATGCGGGGAGTTGACCGCTGGGCAAGGGGTCGGGCTGCGCTGGCCCGACGGAGAGATCACCGAGGCGGTCGCCTCTACGGTGACCGGAATGGGGACGGCATGA
- a CDS encoding MSMEG_0568 family radical SAM protein — protein MSVGTGSTSTAVDVRILTRAELALHGVALDAPVRRPDGAGPSGDGHVLVDGANAALPTNPASPYRVRDGKVWLGDEDGQLTDTGLALTPVNRPRFYDLTTTDGTPYEHIARLHGADVLATTVVQTCIRYAESDRCRFCTIEESLRSGATVAAKTPAQLAEVAEAAVRLDGIKQMVMTTGTTTGPDRGARNLVRSVRAVLEAVPGLPIQVQCEPPGDLAWIRALHDAGATTIGIHVESLDDEVRRRWMPGKSTVPLAEYADAWDEAVRVFGRNRVSTYLLVGLGEDPDELIAGAGKLIDRGVYPFVVPFRPMAGTLAARDGIPAPSAELLTYITEGVAAKLRAAGMTGADQKAGCAACGACSVLQSAGG, from the coding sequence GTGAGCGTTGGCACCGGATCGACGAGTACGGCGGTGGATGTGCGCATCCTGACCCGCGCCGAACTCGCCCTGCACGGCGTCGCGTTGGACGCCCCCGTACGGCGGCCCGACGGCGCGGGTCCGAGCGGCGACGGCCACGTCCTCGTCGACGGTGCCAACGCCGCACTGCCCACCAACCCGGCCAGCCCCTACCGCGTACGCGACGGCAAGGTCTGGCTCGGCGACGAGGACGGACAACTCACGGACACGGGGCTCGCGTTGACCCCCGTGAACCGCCCGAGGTTCTACGACCTCACCACCACCGACGGCACCCCCTACGAGCACATCGCCCGCCTCCACGGCGCCGACGTCCTCGCCACCACCGTCGTCCAGACCTGCATCCGCTACGCCGAGTCCGACCGCTGCCGCTTCTGCACCATCGAGGAGTCCCTGCGCTCGGGCGCGACGGTCGCCGCCAAGACACCCGCGCAGCTCGCCGAAGTCGCCGAGGCGGCGGTCCGGTTGGACGGCATCAAGCAGATGGTCATGACCACGGGCACCACGACCGGCCCAGACCGGGGCGCGCGCAATCTCGTCCGCTCCGTACGCGCCGTCCTCGAAGCGGTGCCCGGCCTGCCCATCCAGGTGCAGTGCGAACCGCCCGGCGACCTCGCCTGGATCCGCGCTCTGCACGACGCCGGCGCCACCACGATCGGCATCCATGTGGAGTCCCTCGACGACGAGGTGCGGCGGCGCTGGATGCCGGGCAAGTCGACGGTCCCGCTCGCCGAGTACGCGGACGCGTGGGACGAGGCCGTGCGGGTCTTCGGACGGAACCGCGTCTCCACCTATCTGCTCGTCGGACTCGGCGAGGACCCGGACGAACTCATCGCGGGTGCGGGCAAGTTGATCGACCGGGGCGTGTACCCCTTCGTCGTGCCGTTCCGCCCGATGGCCGGCACGCTCGCCGCCCGCGACGGCATCCCGGCACCGAGCGCCGAACTCCTGACGTACATCACGGAGGGCGTCGCGGCCAAACTGCGCGCCGCCGGGATGACCGGCGCCGACCAGAAGGCGGGCTGCGCGGCCTGCGGTGCGTGCAGTGTCCTGCAGTCGGCGGGCGGGTGA
- a CDS encoding MSMEG_0572/Sll0783 family nitrogen starvation response protein — MSETVELSEIEQQSLNEIPHPSLPDGTSIYGATKVFPDYKAEDGETYFTLVHGIAHESSVSFVAVLQATRALRKGFETAIYFYGPGSLNCLATRGFPTTGNSAFPGEHNINNQLKTFIAEGGKVFCCRFGLSLHGAREEDLIEGVIPTHPLDVQDALIHYARKGAIINSTYQL; from the coding sequence ATGTCCGAAACCGTCGAACTCAGCGAGATCGAGCAGCAGTCCCTCAACGAGATCCCCCACCCGTCCCTCCCGGACGGCACCAGCATCTACGGCGCCACGAAGGTGTTCCCCGACTACAAGGCGGAGGACGGCGAGACGTACTTCACGCTCGTCCACGGCATCGCCCACGAGTCGTCGGTCTCCTTCGTCGCCGTCCTCCAGGCGACCCGCGCCCTGCGCAAGGGCTTCGAGACGGCCATCTACTTCTACGGCCCCGGCTCCCTCAACTGCCTTGCCACGCGCGGCTTCCCGACCACCGGCAACTCGGCCTTCCCCGGCGAGCACAACATCAACAACCAGCTCAAGACGTTCATCGCCGAGGGCGGCAAGGTGTTCTGCTGCCGCTTCGGTCTGTCCCTGCACGGCGCCCGCGAGGAGGACCTCATCGAGGGCGTCATCCCGACGCACCCACTGGACGTCCAGGACGCGCTGATCCACTACGCGCGCAAGGGCGCCATCATCAACTCCACCTACCAGCTGTAA
- a CDS encoding amidohydrolase family protein, with product MVYDAHRHIGVLPAYPFYGGPPVNPDTTARATVKQLIADLDAEGTERALVIPNYGVPDPAIAFSFNELVIEAAQTDDRIRAGLWVSPRPEDEQRTTQALELAGERGVKALKLSFLLGGRPTAPACRPHLDRIFAEAARHNLIVHVHTSPGAASDIDEVGHLVDWYADQVPVHLVHFGGGMSGHIKLAGSRFFDWITAGKHVYTDLSWAIGFTPRWLAREIERRGIGHDRVLFASDQPWGDFTGEYARLAEATGGGQLGDLVFRDTFAALYD from the coding sequence ATGGTCTACGACGCACACCGCCACATCGGCGTCCTCCCCGCCTACCCCTTCTACGGCGGCCCGCCGGTCAACCCCGACACCACCGCCCGCGCCACCGTCAAGCAGCTCATCGCCGACCTGGACGCCGAGGGCACCGAACGCGCCCTGGTCATCCCGAACTACGGCGTCCCGGACCCCGCGATCGCCTTCTCCTTCAACGAGTTGGTGATAGAGGCCGCCCAGACCGACGACCGTATACGCGCCGGGCTGTGGGTCTCCCCGCGCCCCGAGGACGAGCAACGCACCACCCAGGCACTGGAGTTGGCGGGCGAACGGGGCGTGAAGGCGCTCAAGCTGAGCTTCCTCCTCGGCGGCCGTCCGACCGCCCCGGCCTGCCGCCCCCACCTGGACCGCATCTTCGCCGAGGCGGCCCGCCACAACCTGATCGTCCACGTCCACACCTCCCCCGGCGCCGCCTCCGACATCGACGAGGTCGGCCACCTGGTCGACTGGTACGCCGATCAAGTCCCCGTCCATCTCGTGCACTTCGGCGGCGGGATGAGCGGCCACATCAAGCTCGCCGGTTCCCGGTTCTTCGACTGGATCACCGCCGGCAAGCACGTCTACACCGACCTCTCCTGGGCCATCGGTTTCACTCCCCGCTGGCTGGCCCGGGAGATCGAGCGCCGCGGTATCGGCCACGACCGGGTGCTCTTCGCCAGCGACCAGCCGTGGGGCGACTTCACGGGCGAGTACGCCCGCCTCGCCGAAGCGACCGGCGGCGGCCAACTCGGCGACCTGGTCTTCCGGGACACCTTCGCCGCGCTCTACGACTGA
- a CDS encoding MSMEG_0569 family flavin-dependent oxidoreductase, producing MSPTVRLAGAHYSVAVVGGGQAGLSVSHELRERGIDHVVIEAHRVGHEWRERRWDSFCLVTPNWQCKLPGYPYQGDDPDGFMVRDDIVRYLEGYVAHFRPPLVEGVTVTRLRRSPSGVFELATTEGDFTADQVVIATGPYHTPSLPPMAQRLPDSVTQVHSSRYRNAAQLPPGAVLVVGTGQSGCQIAEDLHLAGRQVHLAVGSAPRVARFYRGRDCVAWLDEMGHYAKSIDDFDDAGAVRMRVNHYVTGRDGGRDIDLRAFARDGMRLYGRLTEVTGTALEFADDLKVNLDHADAVAESIKDAIDAHITAHNIAAPDEPRYIPVWEPDDQPRELDLAQADITSVVWSTGFHRDHRWIEAPVFDGRGYPMHWRGATSVPGLYFLGLPWQHSWGSGRFEAVGRDAEFLANHIEASRRLADVCGTLTGAPTDLASALPIG from the coding sequence ATGAGCCCGACGGTACGGCTGGCCGGCGCGCACTACTCGGTGGCCGTGGTGGGCGGCGGCCAGGCGGGCCTCTCCGTCAGCCACGAACTCCGCGAGCGCGGCATCGACCATGTCGTGATCGAGGCCCACCGGGTCGGACACGAGTGGCGCGAGCGCCGCTGGGACTCCTTCTGCCTGGTGACCCCCAACTGGCAGTGCAAGCTGCCCGGTTACCCCTACCAGGGCGACGACCCCGACGGCTTCATGGTCCGCGACGACATCGTCCGGTACCTGGAGGGCTACGTCGCCCACTTCCGACCGCCGCTCGTCGAGGGCGTGACGGTCACCAGGCTGCGCCGCTCACCGAGCGGAGTCTTCGAACTCGCCACCACCGAGGGCGACTTCACCGCCGACCAGGTGGTGATAGCGACCGGCCCGTACCACACCCCGTCCCTCCCTCCGATGGCCCAGCGCCTGCCGGACTCCGTGACCCAGGTCCACTCCTCCCGGTACCGCAACGCCGCCCAACTCCCCCCGGGCGCCGTCCTGGTGGTCGGCACCGGCCAGTCCGGCTGCCAGATAGCCGAGGATCTACACCTCGCCGGACGCCAGGTACACCTCGCCGTCGGCAGCGCCCCCCGCGTGGCCCGCTTCTACCGCGGCCGTGACTGTGTGGCGTGGCTCGACGAGATGGGCCACTACGCGAAGAGCATCGACGACTTCGACGACGCCGGCGCGGTCCGGATGCGCGTCAACCACTACGTCACCGGCCGCGACGGAGGCCGCGACATCGACCTGCGCGCCTTCGCCCGCGACGGCATGCGCCTGTACGGCCGACTCACCGAAGTCACCGGTACGGCACTGGAGTTCGCCGACGACCTCAAGGTGAACCTCGACCACGCGGACGCCGTGGCGGAGAGCATCAAGGACGCCATCGACGCCCACATCACCGCCCATAACATCGCGGCACCGGACGAGCCCCGCTACATCCCCGTGTGGGAACCGGACGACCAGCCCCGCGAACTCGACCTGGCCCAGGCCGACATCACGTCCGTCGTCTGGTCCACCGGGTTCCACCGCGACCACCGCTGGATAGAGGCCCCGGTCTTCGACGGCCGCGGCTACCCGATGCACTGGCGGGGCGCCACCAGCGTCCCCGGCCTGTACTTCCTCGGCCTGCCCTGGCAGCACTCGTGGGGCTCGGGACGCTTCGAAGCGGTGGGCAGAGACGCGGAGTTCCTCGCGAACCACATCGAGGCATCCCGCCGCCTGGCCGACGTCTGCGGCACCCTCACCGGCGCGCCCACCGACCTCGCCTCCGCCCTCCCGATCGGCTGA
- a CDS encoding MSMEG_0570 family nitrogen starvation response protein: MPEMYFDVRWPDGLTQRCYSPSTIVEDYFTPGSEYELAEFVERSRTALGIAGERVREKFGFHCTGASGQLALIERTAASYGDVTDAKVTVESLTGADGSPR; the protein is encoded by the coding sequence ATGCCCGAGATGTATTTCGATGTGCGCTGGCCCGACGGACTGACCCAGCGCTGCTATTCCCCCTCCACGATAGTCGAGGACTACTTCACCCCGGGCTCCGAATACGAGCTCGCCGAATTCGTCGAGCGCAGCCGTACGGCGCTCGGTATCGCCGGGGAGCGGGTACGGGAGAAGTTCGGCTTCCACTGCACCGGCGCCTCCGGCCAACTCGCCCTGATAGAGCGGACGGCCGCGTCATACGGCGACGTCACCGACGCCAAGGTCACGGTCGAGTCCCTCACCGGCGCCGACGGGAGCCCGCGATGA
- a CDS encoding MMPL family transporter, which yields MRRWAEFVLRHRKAVVAFWGLVLIAGILLAGRTTDRLTIDFSLPGQPGTVTAHKIEDAFGSGGDTNPYLVAVTLPAGQTITGHETDVGKVFTAVGTAVPGVRVIDEANTGDKAFRTKDDRTAYALVFYRFNPSPSQKPLTDPIHAAAEKAMPAGAVIGVTGEDPLASGGDDGGGPGVLGETLLGAVGALAVLAFVFASFLALLPLLVAAVSILATFVMLLPLTYATDVSFIVQFLVALIGLGVAIDYSLLFVTRWREERDRGRENHEAVVVAMEHAGHAIVFSGVTVAIGLLSLVVLPVPFLRSMGYGGALIPLASVLTTLTLTPAILGGIGPKVDWPKIRHENRASRFWSRWTAAVVRRRWIAAGAALAALAVLVGVFLGIKIGLASSESLAKSGPAYETLQTLERGGVPTGALTPMEVLVSTDRAKPVAAELAKVDGVTSVLVPTGPAGNRGGQSIVVVIPDTETVNSKSVDVVRRVKTVTEHLPGVVGVAGVGAAQIDFLHAVYGNFPLMLTIIALLTYVLLVRAFRSLLLPLKAVLLNLISLAATLGLMVLFWQDGHGSNTLFGIAATGAVTFWIPIMIFAFLFGLSMDYEVFILSRIREEYDAGLSTDDAVVEGIGRTGRLVTSAALILFLAFAALASGPGTDLKTLATGLGIGILLDATVVRMLLVPSLVSLFGGWNWHLPAWAARPLRVAPSSPHPERSGTKSPAG from the coding sequence ATGCGACGGTGGGCGGAATTCGTTCTTCGGCATCGCAAGGCGGTAGTCGCGTTCTGGGGTCTGGTGCTGATTGCCGGCATCCTGCTGGCAGGTCGCACCACGGACCGGCTGACGATCGACTTCTCCCTGCCCGGCCAGCCCGGCACCGTGACCGCGCACAAGATCGAGGACGCCTTCGGCAGCGGCGGCGACACCAACCCCTATCTGGTCGCGGTCACCCTGCCGGCCGGGCAGACGATCACCGGTCACGAGACGGACGTCGGGAAGGTCTTCACGGCCGTCGGCACGGCGGTACCGGGCGTGCGGGTGATCGACGAGGCGAACACCGGGGACAAGGCCTTCCGGACGAAGGACGACCGCACCGCGTACGCGCTGGTCTTCTACCGGTTCAACCCGTCACCCAGCCAGAAACCGCTCACCGATCCGATCCACGCGGCGGCCGAGAAGGCCATGCCCGCCGGCGCGGTGATCGGCGTGACCGGCGAGGACCCGCTGGCCTCCGGCGGCGACGATGGGGGCGGACCCGGAGTGCTCGGCGAGACGCTCCTCGGCGCCGTCGGCGCACTCGCCGTCCTCGCCTTCGTGTTCGCCTCCTTCCTGGCCCTGCTGCCGCTGCTCGTGGCCGCGGTGTCGATCCTCGCGACCTTCGTGATGCTGCTGCCGCTCACCTACGCCACCGACGTGTCGTTCATCGTGCAGTTCCTGGTCGCCCTGATCGGGCTGGGTGTGGCGATCGACTACTCGCTGCTGTTCGTCACCCGCTGGCGCGAGGAACGCGACCGCGGCCGGGAGAACCACGAGGCGGTCGTGGTCGCGATGGAGCACGCCGGGCACGCGATCGTGTTCAGCGGCGTCACGGTCGCCATCGGCCTGCTCTCCCTGGTCGTGCTGCCGGTCCCGTTCCTGCGCAGCATGGGCTACGGCGGCGCGCTCATCCCGCTCGCGAGCGTGCTGACGACGCTCACCCTGACCCCCGCGATCCTGGGAGGCATCGGCCCGAAGGTGGACTGGCCCAAGATCCGGCACGAGAACCGGGCGAGCCGCTTCTGGAGCCGCTGGACCGCCGCCGTCGTACGGCGCCGGTGGATCGCGGCCGGCGCCGCGCTGGCCGCGCTCGCAGTCCTCGTCGGCGTCTTCCTCGGCATCAAGATCGGCCTCGCCTCCTCGGAGTCGCTGGCCAAGAGCGGCCCCGCGTACGAGACCCTGCAGACCCTGGAGCGCGGTGGCGTCCCGACCGGTGCGCTGACCCCGATGGAGGTCCTGGTCAGCACCGACCGGGCGAAACCCGTCGCCGCCGAGCTGGCCAAGGTCGACGGGGTGACCAGTGTGCTCGTGCCGACCGGGCCCGCGGGCAACCGCGGCGGACAGAGCATCGTCGTCGTGATCCCGGACACCGAGACGGTGAACTCGAAGAGCGTCGACGTGGTCCGACGGGTCAAGACCGTCACCGAGCACCTGCCCGGAGTCGTCGGTGTCGCGGGTGTCGGCGCGGCGCAGATCGACTTCCTGCACGCCGTCTACGGCAACTTCCCGCTGATGCTCACCATCATCGCGCTGCTGACGTACGTCCTGCTCGTGCGCGCCTTCCGCTCCCTGCTGCTGCCGCTGAAGGCGGTGCTGCTCAACCTGATCTCACTGGCGGCGACCCTGGGCCTGATGGTGCTGTTCTGGCAGGACGGCCACGGCTCGAACACGCTCTTCGGGATCGCCGCGACCGGGGCCGTCACGTTCTGGATCCCGATCATGATCTTCGCGTTCCTGTTCGGACTGTCCATGGACTACGAGGTGTTCATCCTCTCCCGCATCCGGGAGGAGTACGACGCCGGACTCTCCACCGACGACGCGGTCGTCGAGGGCATCGGCCGCACCGGCCGGCTCGTCACCAGCGCCGCACTCATCCTCTTCCTCGCCTTCGCCGCGCTGGCGTCGGGAC